The Humulus lupulus chromosome 3, drHumLupu1.1, whole genome shotgun sequence genome window below encodes:
- the LOC133824374 gene encoding purple acid phosphatase 3-like has product MAASRTIIVVFFFTALSFINVTSGAELQYLRLPAAKPADRSLNFLVVGDWGRRGFYNQSQVAHQMGIIGEKLDIEFVISTGDNFYEDGLTGVNDPAFYESFSNIYTAPSLQKQWYIVLGNHDYRGDALAQLSPDLKKKDRRWLCLRSFIVNAEIVEFFFVDTTPFVDKYFTDPEGQTYDWRGVLPRHHYLSKLLKKLDSALKHSTAKWKIVVGHHTIKSAGHHGNTEELESQLLPILEANNVDFYVNGHDHCLEHIVDNKSQIQFMTSGGGSKAWRGDEKKWNPEELKLYYDGQGFMSMEITETVATFSYYDVFGNVLHQESLYKNLDSSM; this is encoded by the exons aTGGCGGCTTCTAGGACCATTATAGTAGTTTTCTTCTTTACAGCTCTTTCGTTCATAAATGTCACGAGTGGCGCTGAACTTCAATATCTCCGACTCCCGGCGGCGAAACCAGCTGATAGGTCGCTCAATTTCTTGGTGGTCGGCGACTGGGGACGACGGGGCTTCTACAACCAGTCCCAAGTCGCCCATCAG ATGGGCATAATTGGAGAGAAACTAGACATTGAGTTTGTGATCTCCACGGGTGACAATTTTTATGAAGATGGTTTGACTGGTGTGAATGACCCTGCATTTTATGAGTCATTTTCCAATATCTACACAGCTCCAAGTTTGCAGAAGCAATGGTACATTG TTTTGGGGAACCATGACTATCGTGGGGATGCATTAGCACAATTGAGTCCTGATCTCAAGAAAAAAGATAGAAGATGGCTCTGCTTAAGGTCTTTCATTGTAAATGCAG AAATTGTGGAATTTTTCTTTGTGGACACAACTCCATTTGTGGACAAGTATTTCACCGACCCAGAGGGCCAAACATATGACTGGAGAGGAGTGTTACCAAGGCACCATTATCTCTCAAAGCTATTGAAG AAGTTGGATTCAGCACTGAAGCATTCTACTGCAAAATGGAAAATTGTGGTTGGTCACCATACAATCAAAAGCGCTGGACACCATGGAAATACCGAAGAGCTTGAATCACAACTCCTCCCAATACTTGAG GCAAACAATGTTGATTTCTATGTCAATGGCCATGACCATTGCTTAGAGCACATAGTTGACAATAAAAG CCAAATCCAGTTCATGACAAGTGGAGGTGGCTCCAAGGCATGGAGAGGAGACGAAAAAAAGTGGAACCCAGAGGAGCTAAAGCTGTACTATGATGGGCAAGGTTTCATGTCAATGGAAATAACTGAGACAGTGGCCACCTTTTCATACTACGATGTCTTCGGTAATGTCTTGCACCAAGAGAGCCTCTACAAAAATTTGGACTCATCCATGTAG
- the LOC133824371 gene encoding uncharacterized protein LOC133824371, whose protein sequence is MIVDEGGEAEAEAEAASAAQQSKADTQQSRLILHNFLSLHQCNELEFIHKSCSTVGYRPNVFSTTLSHLIATNSPLFLRPFISIRERLKEKVEEFFGCEYELFVEFTGLISWTRGASIGWHSDDNRPYLEQRHFSAVCYLNNYEDDFSGGLFHFQDGEPQTIVPLRGDVVIYTADSCNIHSVDEIIDGERLTLALWFSRESSYDEDTKLISLLSETTLHSNKWLPLPASSDMYWFSLGQSSEDRLGFDICWARLHVLGFDILYSEDKSCYSDISELLMEPVQLARGNELFDKEFVNILHALQVVQYYCWKASEVVAMKVEVENSKVVLLSELQQHRISSLKSLFLRDNHLAETVFSRATCGKNVQHGFDWTKFAATIAMWEGYACDSYEGIMRSLPYWRVQQSIFNVSFNET, encoded by the exons ATGATCGTCGACGAGGGGGGAGAGGCCGAGGCCGAGGCCGAGGCCGCATCCGCAGCGCAGCAATCGAAGGCGGACACCCAACAATCTCGACTGATCCTCCACAATTTCCTTTCCCTCCATCAATGCAATGAACTTGAATTCATCCACAAGAGTTGCAGTACAGTGGGTTACAGGCCCAACGTCTTCTCCACCACTCTTTCTCATCTCATCGCCACCAATTCTCCCCTTTTTCTCAGACCCTTCATTTCTATTAGAG AGAGGTTAAAGGAGAAGGTAGAGGAGTTCTTCGGCTGCGAGTATGAACTCTTTGTTGAGTTCACCGGTTTGATCAG TTGGACTAGAGGAGCAAGCATTGGGTGGCATAGTGATGATAATAGACCGTATCTTGAGCAGAGGCACTTTTCG GCagtttgttatctgaataactaCGAGGATGATTTCAGTGGGGGACTTTTCCACTTTCAGGATGGGGAACCACAAACTATTGTACCATTGAGAGGA GATGTTGTGATATACACAGCTGATAGCTGCAACATTCATTCTGTTGATGag ATTATTGATGGGGAAAGACTTACTTTGGCATTATGGTTTAGTCGTGAGAGTTCTTATGATGAGGACACTAAACTTATTTCCCTTCTCTCAGAGACTACATTACATAGTAACAAATGGCTACCACTTCCAGCATCCAGTGATATGTATTGGTTTTCACTGGGTCAATCTTCTGAGGACCGCTTGGGTTTTGATATATGTTGGGCAAGATTGCATGTACTTGGGTTTGACATACTTTATTCTGAAGATAAGAGCTGCTACTCTGATATCTCTGAGTTATTAATGGAGCCAGTGCAATTGGCAAGGGGAAATGAGTTGTTTGACAAGGAGTTTGTCAATATCCTGCATGCACTTCAG GTGGTGCAATACTACTGCTGGAAGGCTTCCGAAGTGGTAGCTATGAAAGTTGAAGTAGAAAACAGCAAGGTTGTACTATTGTCAGAATTGCAGCAACACAGAATTAGTAGCCTCAAGTctttatttttgagggataatcACCTAGCAGAGACGGTGTTTAGTCGTGCAACTTGTGGCAAAAATGTGCAGCACGGTTTTGATTGGACAAAGTTTGCTGCTACCATAGCAATGTGGGAGGGTTATGCTTGCGATTCTTATGAGGGAATAATGAGAAGCTTACCATACTGGAGAGTACAACAATCTATATTCAATGTTTCATTCAATGAGACGTAA